From the genome of Metarhizium brunneum chromosome 4, complete sequence, one region includes:
- the fsa7 gene encoding MFS transporter fsa7, protein MDRLKEVTDTSTAENEFADNPNSTSDLHEFKESEGYVTRTDTEHRGNLKTANNGRTILIPQPSEDPHDPLNWSPVKKHVILFIISFAAFLPDYGSATGAVTLIPQAEIWNMSPDTVNHSQVGNVFMLGAGGIFVVALSAWAGRLPILFYFLVLAAATAAWCAAATTFESFMAARILNGFFSTVAQGGGLMFIFDMFFFHERARKINIWAVFIILSPYMGPLLAAFMITSLSWQIPFWVYFVETALALILTILFVEETYYDRRIAPENQPPRGSRMARLTGIAQYPSRYLRNSFGQACMRPIRVILKPTVFLSSLYYLLTFAWVVGINTTLSIFLTPLYDFGPKQIGFFYFTPIVAALLGEITGHWLHDGIARQYITSHAGHFEPEIRLRAIWFSTPFMLAGLVGLGFALEDAYHYMVTAVFWGLYVFGIMVSTVALNAYNLDSYPEASGEVSAWINFARTAGGFIISYFQVNWAHSVGAKVSFGTQAGICLFAFLIIVLLQVYGKAIRIKSGALHFPTA, encoded by the exons ATGGACCGCCTCAAGGAGGTTACAGATACATCAACAGCCGAAAATGAGTTCGCAGACAACCCCAATTCGACATCGGACCTCCACGAGTTCAAGGAATCAGAAGGCTACGTGACCAGGACGGACACCGAACATCGCGGAAACCTCAAGACCGCCAACAACGGGCGCACCATTTTAATTCCCCAACCGTCCGAGGATCCCCATGACCCCCTGAACTGGAGCCCGGTCAAGAAGCATGTGATTCTCTTCATTATCAGTTTCGCCGCCTTCCTCCCCGACTACGGCAGCGCAACAGGCGCCGTTACGCTCATCCCGCAGGCCGA AATCTGGAACATGAGCCCAGATACAGTCAACCACTCGCAAGTCGGCAACGTCTTCATGCTCGGCGCAGGGggcatcttcgtcgtcgccctctccGCGTGGGCAGGCCGTCTCCCCATCCTCTTCTATtttctcgtcctcgccgccgcaacaGCCGCATggtgcgccgccgccacgacaTTCGAGTCCTTCATGGCCGCCCGCATCCTCaacggcttcttcagcaccGTCGCCCAGGGCGGAGGGCTCATGTTCATCTTTGACATGTTCTTCTTCCACGAGCGCGCCCGCAAGATCAACATCTGGGCTGTGTTCATCATCCTGTCTCCGTACATGGGGCCTCTGCTCGCTGCCTTTATGATAACAAGCCTTTCGTGGCAGATTCCCTTCTGGGTGTACTTTGTCGAG ACTGCTCTCGCTCTCATCCTTACTATTCTTTTCGTAGAGGAGACGTATTATGACCGCCGTATCGCGCCGGAGAATCAGCCGCCCAGGGGTTCACGCATGGCAAGGTTGACGGGCATTGCGCAGTATCCATCGCGCTACTTGCGCAATAGCTTTGGCCAGGCGTGCATGCGCCCGATTCGCGTTATTCTCAAGCCGACTGTATTTCTGTCCTCGCTGTACTATTTGCTGACGTTTGCTTGGGTCGTgggcatcaacaccaccttgTCCATCTTCCTTACGCCCCTGTACGACTTTGGCCCCAAGCAGATTGGCTTCTTTTACTTTACGCCCATTGTCGCGGCTCTTTTGGGCGAAATCACCGGCCACTGGCTGCACGATGGCATTGCGCGGCAGTACATCACGTCGCATGCTGGGCACTTTGAGCCCGAGATTAGACTCCGCGCCATATGGTTCAGCACGCCGTTCATgctggctggcctggtgGGATTGGGGTTCGCTCTCGAGGACGCATATCACTACATGGTCACGGCTGTGTTCTGGGGACTGTACGTCTTTGGCATCATGGTGTCCACGGTGGCCTTGAATGCGTATAATCTGGACAGCTACCCGGAAGCTTCGGGGGAGGTATCTGCCTGGATCAACTTTGCTCGTA CTGCTGGCGGGTTCATCATTAGTTACTTCCAGGTCAATTGGGCTCATTCGGTGGGAGCCAAAGTAAGCTTCGGCACCCAGGCTGGAATCTGCCTTTTTGCATTCTTGATTATTGTCTTGTTACAGGTGTATGGAAAGGCAATACGGATCAAGAGCGGGGCTCTGCATTTTCCTACTGCTTGA